A single region of the Leptodactylus fuscus isolate aLepFus1 chromosome 5, aLepFus1.hap2, whole genome shotgun sequence genome encodes:
- the LOC142202325 gene encoding dnaJ homolog subfamily C member 3-like — translation MPPAADMERARRGLSGVLSSLSLLCVILDLQLDVTMAAGQAEVESHLEMGRKLLAAGQLAEALSHYHSAVDGDPKNYLTYYKRATVYLAMGKFRSALPDLSKAIELKPDFLAARLQRGNILLKQGNTDEAKEDFRMVLMNSPANEEAKSQLERAHDVEVHREEAWGAYQREDYVGAVSWLEKVVEYSPWDPSMRELRSECHLQNGDLTKAIQDLKPTTKLRNDNRAAFLKLSKLYYIMGEHEESLSQVRECLKLDQDDKECHSHYKLVKKLCRQLESAEEMVRDHRYEAAVEKFEAVIKTEPDVEIYRKRAKERICHCLSKSQHTEAAIKMCTEALQRDPHNPHVLKDRAEVYILNEDYEKAVEDFQQAKELDGDNEEINQGLERAQKLLKQSRKRDYYKILGVKRNANKQEVIKAYRKLAQQWHPDNFQSEEDKREAEKKFIDIAAAKEVLTDPEMRQKVDAGEDPLDPENQQGSGHHQQWPFEFNPFSSGNFHFKFNFN, via the exons ATGCCCCCTGCAGCAGACATGGAGAGAGCACGGCGCGGCCTCAGCGGGGTCTTGtcctccctctccctcctctgTGTCATCCTGGACCTGCAGCTGGACG TGACCATGGCTGCCGGCCAGGCGGAGGTGGAGAGTCACCTGGAGATGGGCCGGAAGCTTCTGGCAGCGGGACAACTGGCCGAGGCGCTGTCCCATTATCACTCGGCAGTGG ATGGAGACCCCAAAAATTACCTGACCTATTACAAGCGAGCGACCGTCTACCTGGCCATGGGGAAGTTCAGGTCGGCGTTGCCGGATCTCAGTAAGGCCATCGAGCTGAAGCCGGACTTCCTGGCA GCCAGACTCCAGCGAGGGAATATCCTCCTGAAACAGGGGAACACGGACGAGGCCAAAGAGGATTTCAGGATGGTG CTGATGAACAGCCCGGCCAATGAGGAAGCCAAGAGTCAGCTGGAGCGGGCCCATGATGTGGAGGTGCACCGGGAGGAGGCCTGGGGGGCCTATCAGCGGGAGGACTACGTGGGGGCGGTCAGCTGGCTGGAGAAGGTGGTGGAG TACTCCCCCTGGGACCCCAGTATGCGGGAGCTGCGCTCTGAGTGccacctgcagaatggagacctgaCCAAGGCCATCCAGGACCTGAAGCCCACCACCAAACTGCGCAACGACAACCGCGCCGCCTTCCTGAAGCTCAGCAAGCTCTACTACATCATGGGGGAGCACGAGGAGAGCCTGAG TCAGGTGCGGGAATGTCTGAAGTTGGATCAGGACGATAAGGAGTGTCATTCCCATTATAAGCTGGTGAAGAAGCTGTGCCGGCAGCTGGAGTCTGCCGAGGAGATGGTGCGAGACCACAG ATATGAGGCCGCCGTCGAGAAGTTTGAGGCTGTGATAAAGACCGAGCCCGACGTGGAAATCTACAGGAAACGGGCAAAGGAGCGGATCTGTCACTGTCTGTCCAAG AGTCAGCACACAGAGGCGGCCATTAAGATGTGTACAGAAGCTCTGCAGAGAGACCCACACAATCCTCACGTACTGAAGGACAGGGCCGAGGTCTACATCCTGAACGAGGACTACGAGAAAG CGGTTGAAGATTTTCAGCAGGCGAAGGAGCTGGACGGAGACAACGAGGAGATAAACCAGGGTCTGGAGAGAGCGCAGAAGCTGCTGAAACAGTCCCGGAAGAGAGACTATTACAAGATCTTAGGTGTCAAGAG GAACGCCAACAAACAGGAAGTGATCAAAGCGTACAGGAAGCTGGCACAGCAATGGCATCCGGACAACTTCCAGTCTGAGGAGGACAAGAGAGAGGCAGAGAAGAAATTCATTGATATTGCAGCAGCCAAAGAAGTGTTAACAGACCCAG